A single genomic interval of Eleutherodactylus coqui strain aEleCoq1 chromosome 3, aEleCoq1.hap1, whole genome shotgun sequence harbors:
- the MGAT3 gene encoding beta-1,4-mannosyl-glycoprotein 4-beta-N-acetylglucosaminyltransferase, with amino-acid sequence MKMRWHKMFLLLCMAGLCVISVLHFLKALSYVSLSKDLVSLSPSLISGFFWESRPLIPQHVERTDDGTQVLRTPGYYRPPEAAVQQPRPPPSGHSQGINTDELHLKEFVLQEDATEYFVRTKSGGLCFKPGTKSVDRLPSEKPERSSPRKILPSVSRQSQQQTQKRRKWVECVCLPGWHGPSCGVPTVVQHSNLPTKDRLTPRLKPRRVINAININHEFDLLETRFRELEGTVDVFLICESNFTAYGEARPLVFRQMLLNGTFHYIKSKVVYVFLDHFPEGGKQDGWIADDYLRTFLTHNGIARLRNLRDDDLFIIDDADEIPSREGVLFLKLYDGWTEPIAFHMRKSLYGFFWKQPGTLEVISGCTIGMLRTVYGTDGIRLRRREYYTMPNFRQYENKTGHILVQWSVGSPLHFAGWHCSWCFPPEGIHFKLISAQNGDFPRWGDYEDKRDLNYIRWLIKTGGWFDGTKQEYPAADPHEHMYAPKFIMENPQRFGYLIKNPYS; translated from the coding sequence ATGAAGATGAGGTGGCACAAGATGTTCCTGCTCCTTTGCATGGCTGGACTGTGTGTAATCTCAGTTCTTCACTTTCTGAAAGCCCTGTCTTATGTCTCACTGTCAAAGGACTTGGTCTCTCTTAGTCCCAGTTTAATTTCCGGCTTCTTTTGGGAGTCCCGGCCTTTGATACCTCAACATGTAGAAAGGACAGATGATGGCACCCAGGTCCTCCGCACCCCTGGCTACTATCGGCCTCCGGAGGCTGCTGTTCAGCAGCCCAGACCTCCTCCTTCAGGACATAGTCAAGGCATTAACACTGATGAATTACACCTGAAGGAATTTGTTTTACAAGAAGATGCAACAGAGTATTTCGTGAGGACTAAATCTGGTGGTTTATGTTTCAAACCAGGAACAAAGTCCGTAGACCGACTGCCTTCTGAGAAGCCAGAGCGATCCTCTCCACGTAAAATTTTACCAAGTGTTTCTCGACAGTCACAACAGCAAACACAGAAACGGAGAAAATGGGTGGAATGTGTTTGTTTACCCGGCTGGCATGGACCTAGTTGTGGGGTGCCAACCGTTGTCCAACACTCCAATCTTCCTACAAAGGATCGATTGACACCACGGTTAAAACCACGTCGGGTTATCAATGCCATCAATATAAATCATGAGTTTGATCTGCTGGAGACTCGCTTCCGGGAGCTGGAGGGGACTGTGGATGTTTTCTTAATATGTGAATCAAACTTTACAGCATATGGGGAGGCGCGTCCTCTCGTATTCCGCCAAATGCTTCTCAATGGAACGTTCCACTACATTAAATCCAAAGTGGTCTATGTGTTCCTGGACCATTTCCCTGAAGGTGGGAAACAAGATGGGTGGATAGCAGATGACTATCTGAGGACATTTTTGACTCACAATGGAATTGCTCGACTGCGCAACTTGCGAGATGATGACCTTTTCATCATAGATGATGCAGATGAGATCCCTAGCAGGGAAGGAGTGCTTTTTCTTAAGCTTTATGATGGGTGGACAGAGCCCATCGCTTTCCATATGCGCAAATCACTCTATGGCTTCTTTTGGAAGCAGCCGGGGACCTTGGAAGTAATATCTGGTTGCACCATTGGGATGCTTCGTACTGTTTATGGCACAGACGGTATCCGTCTGCGCCGTCGGGAGTATTACACGATGCCCAACTTCCGTCAGTATGAAAATAAAACTGGGCACATTTTAGTTCAGTGGTCTGTGGGAAGCCCCTTACACTTTGCTGGATGGCACTGCTCCTGGTGTTTTCCGCCAGAAGGAATACATTTTAAACTGATTTCTGCACAGAACGGGGATTTTCCAAGATGGGGTGACTATGAAGACAAAAGAGACTTAAACTACATCAGATGGCTTATAAAGACTGGGGGTTGGTTTGATGGAACCAAGCAAGAGTATCCAGCAGCTGACCCCCATGAGCACATGTATGCCCCTAAATTTATCATGGAAAACCCCCAACGGTTTGGCTACTTAATTAAAAACCCATATAGCTGA